TTAAGCACTGATCATGAATCCGAACAAATTAAGCCCGTTGACTACCATGTAATGATATCGTTCAGACTTTGTATCATTTTACCTCCTATTCACACGAGGCCATTTAAGGAATGTGTCTGTTCTGGAAGCATTAGGCACATGCGTCTTCTTAGAGAAGAATAGCCCCTACTCTTActatgttgatatagtaggatcaggggctaatattttgtcTATTAATTACCAACAAGACGCAGATGCCAGGTATAATGCGTTTcgaaatacattttaagaaacCCAGAAAAGGAATGTTGAACAGTTTATAAGATTACAAACCTGCAACATGCCACAATAGATAATTGATTCTTGAGCCAGAGTTTCGTTTATTAAGTGCCAGAATAATGTCCGGCCATATAGGTACCTTGTTACGGCCAACACCAGGGACTGGTATTCTGTCAGCGATATAACATCCACTGATCATAACCATGAAACGGACATTTAACACGATCAACAAAACCAAGAACCGCACTTGATTACGTCATGATAATAGTTGGCTTGTTGTGTCTTGATTATTGAACATTCCAGATGGCCACAGTTGCAATCATTTTAGTTAAACTCAACTATTTTAGTCAATAGATTAAACTTTATaaaaccaataaagatcattcatgGTGATTACCAATCCCCCTGATGCTTTTGTTCTTAATTAAGTCACCTCTTCATTTACAGTGGAACATTTTAATCAGCTAATGAAAATAGGCGAAGCGAAAAGCCATTGGACATTAGACATTTTAAGAGTCTAAGTCTCACTGGAAAAGTTTAGGCTGTTCACCTTTTGCTGGAATTTTCATAATTGTATATTCGGtggtaatgatatataataatgaaaatgtaCGTAAGGTGTTCGATGAACGATAATGAATTAGTTTGAATTGGTTTTTCTTCTAGTTTTTAATAATTTCTTTATAAAACTTGTTTCTGTTAACAGTAGGTAAGgttaaaatatataagattACATGTTGAGATCGTGGTATTGCCTGGATTTGACCCAGACTTCAAATGATGGGTTTCGTCGATGAAGCTGACGACGCTTTAGCTTATGTCATTGGTATGTAAACCCTCTGTCGTGTTTTAACGGTTCTATTCCTGTGTTGATTGTCTGTCAGTCCTAGAACGTAGGTCACACAGAGTCGTGTGTAAGCCAAACTATGCTGGTTAACGCTATGCAATGAATagctgttttttgttgttgtttttttcttcgtGTTCTTTACTGGAAATACCATTGCCATGGAAATGCTATTGCACTGTACTGTTACAATACATCTGTAGGAATACATTTGCTTTATTGATTTTCGGTGTTGCCTCCTGATAAGGTGAATTGCATTGTCATCGCGATGGTTGGGGCTGAGATGTAAGGCTGTGTTTCGTAACAGCACGCAAGTTTAAACTATACAGCTTGTGTATTTGAAGATGTTGAGAATAACGGTTTCCTCCTATCTAATACCAGTAAGACGCCCTCCAAACTCCAGGGATTTATTAGATGACGCATTTAGAGATAAAATAATCCACGTTACATTAAAATGCTTTACATCTTAATTTGCACATTTTACGAACTTAGTCCGAATTTGACAAATCGCTCGTGAAACACTTGTGAAATAAAATCACATCCAAAACACAGACCCGATTACTTGAATTTAAAACACAAGGGCTGTCCCAATATGGTTCACCAGTATGATATTCCTAACAACTCTGACCTTTTAGTCAAATTGATGACTTTGGAAATTGCTGTAACTAACGAAGAAGACTATCCTCATTGTCCAGAATTGTTGGTAATTTCATGTTACGTGTGTGTGTGTTGCGAAGCCACCTCACTTTTAGCTGTTGAATACATCTCCATATATCGTTTCTAGTAGTTTGACGGACTAGTCTGATGTGGGTCCCGGTAGGTTttgtatttaattgttttataacatCGTCGGTTTCCGGCTCGTTTTAAGACTAGTAGCAGACAAATCGATTGAGCTAACCTCCGCTCCAGGAGCTCCAAACAGCAGGTGTGAGAAACTAGACGGGCGCTTTTCAACCTCAATCAACGACAGACACTCCGTAATTATACAGTCTTTGACAGGCAGTTACGCTCATTTCAATAATGCTCCATAAAAATTACATTCAATTTTCCAACCAAAGCATGGAGGTTTCTGATGAATATCAATAGCTTTCCTAACAGCTCCACTACACACGATTGAGTCAATTTCGCGAATGAATTGATATTTCGATATTGGTTTCCCGAAAACTATATACTACATGTTGGAAACGTTTCACATGGCAGAATACAAAGGTATGTTGAATAAAAATGTTctgaaaaaaagtaattttacTAGAACGCGTAAAACATTATGGATGCGTATGTCGattatgtggtatatataaaacaagatatatatgttttacaatatatatcataattgcGTCCTGTCTGTGCAATGTTGTCGCAGTGAATTTTATCACATGGACATGAGGGATGGACACAGCGGAGCCATCAGACGGCAAGGAACGCGTCTATCACTTACGGCACCTCCCCTTAGCATCTCTGCACTGGCTGTGTTGTCGCTGGATCCTCTCCCCTACATTATTAGATTACACAGAAACACTGTAAAGTTGCAAATGACTTTTAAGGTAGTAAAACCAGCTTGTTTGTAGATGGAAGTCCACAGTAACAAAGCTTTTTGCTTGTAGACATGGAGAGTGTATGTAACTGATTTTCTCAGCTGTGATTGGATTATAAACCAGATGTGTTTTtggattatatacagtacaacatTACCCACCACAAGAATCATTATTTCAGGTATATTTGATTCTTGTCGTAGAGACGTTTACAAGGATTCCAACTTGGTCAACGCTCAAACTGGTTGAGTGCCAGTTGCTGACATGTCTTTGCCCTTAAAACCATGGCTTTGGAAAATCATTCTAGAGGTGCTCTTCACTTGCGGCATCGTCTACGCTTTTATATTCGGATTCAAGTTACGGGGAAGACAACACGTGCCCAGCAGTACGTTCAAACCTCAACTTTCTGATAGCGATGTTGATACATTATTGAGAACTCTTGAAATGTTCGACAAATTAATGACTGAGAATAATATAACTTACATACTGGAAGGTGGTACTCTGATTGGTTCTTTCCGGCACCATGGTCCAATTCCCTGGGATGACGACGTTGATGTCATGGTCAATGCCTCTGATAGGTCACGCTTGGCTGAACTGTTACCGCAGATGAGACCCGATTTTGACCTTTTCACGCCAGTCAACTATGCCTGGAAGTTTTACGAcgcaaaatcaaaacatttaccTTACAAACCATTCAGATGGCCTTATGTTGACATATTTTTCTGGGGTAATAACGAAACGCATATGTATCACGAAATTTCCGTGCGACGTCCTCAATTCACGGCACCAACTTCCAAGATCTTACCACCTGTACGACGGAAGTTTGCGTACCTGTCTCTACCTGTGCCCTGTAACCTGAATATAGGATTACATTCTGTACATTTGGATATGTGTGAATCTCCAAGATATTCTCACAAAGCAGAGAAGTATTTACCGCTCCAAAAGCATACCGTTGTTCCGTGCTCGGAGCTTGGACAAAGGTACGGGTTTGTGAAGCATGCACAGATGACAGACGGGCGATGGAACGAGAGCATGGTTTATCGTGGAATGGTGTTGTACTCGGTCATTACTCCGAAATATTGCTGAAAGTGTTGGTTAATGTTGGATTCGACATAGTGTTTTCTTATCAACTTTGATTTtgaagtcttttttttttttttaatttatctcTCTTCCAGTGTCATACATGATAACTGATTTGATAAACAACAGATGATGCGATTGAGCCATCTAAAACAGTTGTTTTACGGCAGCCGTGACGTAAAAAGTGCTTTCGAGACTGAAAAAGTAAAGATGATTGACGATGGAAACATGCACGActttaataatgatatttttccGGACTTACCATTGACTCTCGGTACATTATGTTATAGTTACAATATAATGGTTAATATACCTCCCCTGCCAACATTTGTGAACGACCCTTCCGGATTTCCACACTTTTCGACACCAGCACCACTgtcgagtcatagaaggactaCACAGCTCTATGCTGtagttttatttttgtgattCGTCATATGTTTTATAGATCACTAAAATAATCTTGAAAggttatatcattatatcatgtCTTTTTTTTACCATCCTTACACGTGGTATAGGCTCGTCTCGTTCTCGCTTTGTAACACGTGTAATAAATACGTTATGGTCTGTGATACATTTTAGctcacattttatatataaatcaatgacagaTGTCAGAGAAGGTTACTTATTGTTGGTTCAACTCCACAAATCATACATCAGATAAATAGATTCTCGCCGTGACACCAATGTTGTGTTGGAGAATGATAGATCACTGTTTTGTTCGATACATGGAACTGAAACACTTTGGAAGGATGTATTTCAGCATAGGCTCTGCCAGAAATCTATCGTTCTGAGTGATTCACTTTCACACATCTCTGTTTGGtattatataaatcatacaatcaTCGTATTGTGCGTCAGAGTCTAGACAATATTTATTGCGTTTCTTGACGGTTCAGAGATATCTTTTTCCCAACTTGTATCGATCTTATTACTTTGTACTCttacaataaaatgtttttcacGTTTGTTATATGTTGGGTGTTATacatgccattttttttttaaatttcgatttatactgtatattgcACGTGATACTAACATCACGTGATACTAACTTCACGCACAGGGCCAAGTCAATATCGTATCGTTAAAGCGATATGTCTATTCACCATCAGACTCATAACAGGTTATGGAGTCTGAGGGTAAACAGACATACCAAATGGTAACGATATGATATATAACTAGTATCACGTGAAGCACAGGGCCACGTCACTATCACTATAGTGACGTGGCCCTGTGCTTCACGTAATACTAGCTTGATGATCACGTGACACTTATTTCACAGGATACTACATGAAAGTTGTCGTCTTGGCTGTGCATATTAGTAAGATGGAACTCGTTCTACTGATTTTACTACATGTACCATGTGGAATTGGCGAAAATATTGGAGAACAAAATCTGAAGATTAGCTGATGGTTTTGATGGACAAAGGACCAATGTCAAGGGAATCTACCTTTATACCATAATATAAAGATGTCATTGGACGAATGACAAAGGAATTGTAATCTTTCTTGTAATAATTCAATCGACATCGGCATGTAACggaatgttatacatgtagtaaaatgGACAATGACCATGACAACAGAGTACTCTCCATTCCTTGCATCAAACCAAAGCTGCTCTTTTATTGTTAACAACTAACAACTGTTCATTGATTCGGTATTCAATGATACTCATTGTAGCATGTCTCAATGATTGGAGCATCGTTGAAACGGACATTTTATTGAAAGAACGAACAGTTATCTcctaaatcattttaaaatttacctTTGAACTTATTTTTCGAACGTTTAAGATATAGAGGCACTAGTCCTGTCTATGTTCGTGGTATGAAAATCGTTTTTAGCCAATCATCATCAGATgttgggctattcaaatcgccctggGTTCgtcgtctgtaaacaattctcGTTATCGCAGAGAGTACTAAAGGGaccttctaaaatttcatatgtaagtttcccttagTCCTTAGTTGTTCActttgcattttgggaccgatcgaaaaacaacaggtgaccatcttgtattttgacaattaaaggttgttatcgctatttctcagaaagcactaaagggatctttcttaaatctCATATGTAAGTTCCATTTGGCCCCTAGTTgtgaatattgcattttgggatcaatcggaaaacaacatggccgacaattgaagtttgttaccactagttctcaaatttcatatgcaggttttCCTTATGTTATGCATAGTCGTGTATAGGACCAACCTGACGACATGaccaacaggcagccattttggattttgacaatatgAACTCCATTGACAATTAGTACTAAATGGCCATTATGGgcctttctcaaatttgaaaGTAGAGGTTCCTCTTGGCCTCCAGTTGTGCATGCAAGTCTGATTGAAAGAACTTAATGGATGACAAAGAgtatggccatcttggattttgacaattgcatgTTGTTTCTGCTATATAGAGTTGCATAAAGTTATCAAATAATTTGAAGAaagagtgaaagaagggaaaagaagagaaaatatcacTCTTTCATTCGACTGAAATGGATCATTCAATGGATGGCGCCACAAGATCCCTCTGAGATCTCTTGTTTTGCAGTCTTTTGACTTTGTCCCTGATATGCAGATAAAGGTTGGAGATCAACCGATTTCCCAGCAGTCATGTCAACCCAATGATAATG
The sequence above is drawn from the Pecten maximus chromosome 9, xPecMax1.1, whole genome shotgun sequence genome and encodes:
- the LOC117333920 gene encoding uncharacterized protein LOC117333920; translated protein: MSLPLKPWLWKIILEVLFTCGIVYAFIFGFKLRGRQHVPSSTFKPQLSDSDVDTLLRTLEMFDKLMTENNITYILEGGTLIGSFRHHGPIPWDDDVDVMVNASDRSRLAELLPQMRPDFDLFTPVNYAWKFYDAKSKHLPYKPFRWPYVDIFFWGNNETHMYHEISVRRPQFTAPTSKILPPVRRKFAYLSLPVPCNLNIGLHSVHLDMCESPRYSHKAEKYLPLQKHTVVPCSELGQRYGFVKHAQMTDGRWNESMVYRGMVLYSVITPKYC